In Porites lutea chromosome 7, jaPorLute2.1, whole genome shotgun sequence, a single window of DNA contains:
- the LOC140943785 gene encoding glycogen phosphorylase, muscle form-like, with translation MGEKPLTDAERKRQISLRRLPVVEGVSSLKESFNRHLHFTLVKDRNVATKRDYYTSLAHTVKDYLVGKWIRSQQSYYEKDPKRVYYLSLEYYMGRALTNTMINLGIQGECDEAMYQLGLEMEELEEVEEDAGLGNGGLGRLAACFLDSLATLGYPAYGYGIRYEYGIFKQSIDGHGNQMELPDDWLKFGNPWEKARPEYLIPVEFYGRVESDASGKTHRWVDTITTFAMPYDQPIPGYNNNTCNTMRLWAAKSPKSFDLSYFNGGDYIKAVLDRNVAENISRVLYPNDNFFEGKELRLKQQYFMVSATLSDIVRRYKAPKFGSKEAVRTTFEDFPDKVAIQLNDTHPSLAIPELMRIFVDKEGLTWDKAWNLCVKTFSYTNHTVLPEALERWPVHMLEYILPRHLQIIFEINSLFLKKVTEKWPGDMDRMRRMSLVEEGPEKRINMSHLCIVGSHAINGVAALHSQLLTTTIFKDFYEMYPEKFQNKTNGVTPRRWLLLCNPGLSDLICEKIGEEWITDLSKLRRLEKFVKDKNFKHAFMRSKQENKIRLADFIKREYKVEVNVNSIFDVQVKRIHEYKRQLMNCLHVIVLYNRLKANPNMDFVPRTVMIGGKAAPGYYMAKLIIKLFNCIARVINNDPIIGDKLKLVFLDNYRVSLAEKVIPAADLSEQISLAGTEASGTGNMKFMMNGALTIGTLDGANVEMKEEMGSENIFIFGMTVEEVDALRAKGYRAMDYYENNSELRKAINQIRDNYFSPSEPGVFQDIVNSLLHHDRFLLMADFDAYLKCQERVSEAFEDPDHWFTMAILNVASSGKFSSDRTIRQYAEEIWNVKAMGVNDVKPVNIK, from the exons ATGGGTGAAAAACCGTTAACAGACGCAGAAAGAAAGAGACAAATCTCTCTTCGAAGGCTCCCAGTCGTCGAAGGTGTTAGCAGTCTTAAAGAATCCTTCAATCGGCATCTGCACTTTACGCTTGTGAAGGATCGAAATGTGGCGACCAAACGAGATTATTATACGTCCCTGGCTCACACAGTAAAGGATTACTTAGTCGGAAAGTGGATAAGATCACAGCAGTCATATTATGAGAAGGATCCAAAG CGTGTGTACTATCTGTCACTGGAGTATTACATGGGCCGTGCTTTGACCAATACCATGATTAATTTGGGGATTCAAGGAGAATGTGATGAGGCCATGTACCAG CTTGGTCTTGAGATGGAAGAACTagaagaagtagaagaagaTGCTGGCCTTGGAAATGGTGGTCTTGGAAGGCTGGCTGCATGTTTTTTGGATTCGCTGGCAACATTAGGCTATCCAGCATATGGTTATGGCATCAGATATGAATATGGCATTTTTAAACAGTCTATCGATGGCCATGGGAATCAG ATGGAGTTGCCAGATGACTGGCTTAAGTTTGGAAACCCTTGGGAAAAAGCCAGACCAGAGTACCTGATTCCTGTTGAGTTTTATGGTAGGGTAGAGTCAGATGCCAGTGGAAAGACCCATCGCTGGGTGGACACCATCACCACTTTTGCCATGCCGTATGATCAGCCAATTCCTGGATATAACAACAACACATGTAACACCATGAGGCTTTGGGCTGCAAAATCACCGAAGAGTTTTGATCTCTCATACT ttaatGGAGGAGACTATATCAAGGCTGTTTTGGACAGGAACGTGGCTGAAAATATCTCGCGAGTTTTATACCCAAATGACAAT TTTTTTGAAGGGAAGGAGCTGCGACTGAAGCAGCAGTACTTCATGGTCTCTGCCACTCTGTCAGACATTGTTAGAAGGTACAAAGCTCCTAAATTTGGCTCCAAAGAAGCTGTGAGGACCACCTTTGAGGACTTTCCTGACAAA GTTGCCATTCAGCTCAATGACACCCATCCTTCTCTGGCCATTCCTGAATTAATGAGGATATTTGTGGACAAGGAAGGTCTCACATGGGACAAG gCTTGGAACCTCTGTGTAAAGACCTTCAGTTACACCAACCACACAGTCCTCCCTGAAGCATTGGAGAGGTGGCCTGTGCACATGCTGGAATACATTCTGCCACGGCACCTTCAGATTATCTTTGAAATCAATTCCTTATTCCTGAAG AAAGTGACAGAAAAATGGCCGGGTGACATGGACAGGATGCGTCGGATGTCTCTGGTGGAAGAGGGTCCTGAAAAGCGCATTAACATGTCACATTTGTGCATTGTTGGTTCTCATGCAATCAATGGTGTGGCTGCATTACATTCACAGCTACTGACGACAACTAT ttttaaagaCTTCTATGAAATGTACCCAgaaaagtttcagaacaaaactAATGGTGTAACACCTCGTCGATGGCTTCTACTCTGCAATCCTGGATTGTCAGATCTTATCTGTGAG AAAATTGGTGAGGAATGGATAACTGACTTATCGAAGCTTAGAAGGTTGGAAAAGTTTGTCAAAGACAAGAACTTCAAGCATGCTTTTATGAGAAGCAAGCAg GAAAACAAGATAAGACTTGCAGACTTCATCAAGCGGGAGTATAAAGTTGAGGTGAATGTGAACTCAATTTTTGATGTCCAAGTAAAGAGGATTCATGAGTACAAGAGACAGCTGATGAACTGCCTTCATGTTATTGTGCTGTACAATA GGCTTAAAGCAAATCCTAACATGGACTTTGTTCCTCGCACTGTCATGATTGGAGGAAAG GCTGCACCAGGCTACTACATGGCCAAACTGATCATTAAACTCTTTAACTGTATTGCCAGAG TGATAAACAATGATCCAATCATTGGAGACAAACTCAAGCTTGTGTTCCTCGACAACTACAGAGTGTCTCTTGCTGAGAAGG TGATTCCTGCTGCTGACTTGTCTGAACAG ATATCCTTGGCAGGCACAGAAGCTTCTGGAACTGGAAACATGAAATTCATG ATGAATGGAGCCTTAACTATTGGTACCCTGGATGGAGCCAATGTTGAAATGAAAGAAGAGATGGGAAGCGAGAACATTTTCATCTTTGGTATGACAGTTGAAGAGGTGGATGCCCTCAGAGCAAAAGG CTACAGAGCAATGGATTATTATGAAAACAACAGTGAGCTCAGGAAAGCTATCAACCAGATCAGAGATAACTACTTCTCACCTAGTGAACCTGGTGTTTTTCAAGACATTGTCAATTCTTTGCTTCATCATGACAG ATTTCTTCTTATGGCTGATTTTGATGCCTACCTTAAATGTCAAGAGCGAGTCAGTGAGGCATTTGAG GATCCAGATCACTGGTTCACCATGGCTATCTTAAATGTGGCATCCTCTGGCAAATTCTCTAGTGACAGAACCATCAGGCAGTATGCAGAGGAGATATGGAATGTCAAAGCTATGGGTGTTAATGATGTGAAGCCTGTTAACATTAAATAA